A genome region from Paralichthys olivaceus isolate ysfri-2021 chromosome 6, ASM2471397v2, whole genome shotgun sequence includes the following:
- the spryd4 gene encoding SPRY domain-containing protein 4: MAVSHRAARLCLLLGRTVTSLSARRTVSVPERRCYVSTSTCSNLQFKLDERTAHSSLDLFKKDTGIIYRILGLDPSKVQDNPERFRDWAVVFGDEKISSGRHYWEVTVKKSQEFRLGVAEVLMSRDDCVGTDSSSWVFSYAQRKWFAMTSNKMVPVTIVGKPDRVGILLDYDAGLLALVDIEKPRIIHSVRAKFKVPLCPAFGLWDGELLTHSGLEEPDGLK, translated from the exons aTGGCGGTGTCTCACAGAGCAGCTCGTCTGTGTCTCCTCTTAGGACGGACCGTTACCTCCCTGTCGGCCAGGAGGACTGTCAGTGTGCCGGAGAGGAGGTGCTacgtctccacctccacctgcagca ATCTGCAGTTCAAGCTTGATGAGAGAACAGCCCACAGCAGTCTGGACCTCTTTAAGAAAGACACTGGCATCATCTACCGCATCCTGGGCCTGGACCCCAGCAAAGTGCAAGACAACCCGGAGCGTTTCCGGGACTGGGCTGTCGTCTTTGGCGATGAGAAGATCAGTAGCGGACGACACTACTGGGAGGTGACGGTCAAAAAGTCTCAAGAGTTTCGTCTGGGTGTGGCTGAGGTGTTGATGTCCCGGGACGACTGCGTGGGGACCGACAGCTCCTCCTGGGTGTTCAGCTACGCTCAGCGCAAGTGGTTCGCCATGACCAGCAATAAGATGGTTCCTGTGACGATTGTAGGCAAGCCGGACCGTGTAGGCATCCTGCTTGACTACGACGCGGGGCTCCTGGCGCTGGTGGACATCGAGAAGCCCAGGATCATTCACAGCGTCAGGGCAAAGTTCAAGGTTCCTCTGTGCCCTGCGTTTGGACTTTGGGACGGGGAGCTGCTCACACACTCTGGTCTGGAGGAGCCTGATGGcctgaaatga
- the LOC109635243 gene encoding glutaminase liver isoform, mitochondrial, which yields MHWLKSLRTANPGILQLFKNAGISARAGADNIVLSRMQQPVPHPCWVAASPHTHRAFHQQKGPDVDQGHSKSRLMSSMEDLLFYTITEGKEMIPLPQFISALRKTGLMTSDPRLRDCVNQMRQHSRDSNGPVMMDKKLFRRFVVNNIMLLTKAFKKKFIIPNFEEFTQEINTIYDSAQQQEGGQVADYIPQLAKFSADLWGVSLCTIDGQRHSVGDTKVPFCLQSCVKPLEYAIAVHEFGSEHVHHFVGKEPSGFRFNKLSLNDEDKPHNPMVNAGAIVISSLIKPHSNKAERFDHVMEFLKSMAGTEYVGFSNATFQSERETGDRNYAIGYYLKEKRCFPDNADMIAALDFYFQLCSIEVTCESGSVMAATLANGGICPTTGERVLSAEAVRNTLSLMHSCGMYDFSGQFAFHVGLPAKSGVSGAVLLVVPNVMGMMCWSPPLDRLGNSVRGIHFCQELVSYFNFHNYDNLRHFTKKHDPRRRSDDDPNKSVVKLMFAAYSGDVTALRRFALSAVNMEQRDYDSRTALHIAAAEGHVESVIFLTEICKVNPHMKDRWGNTPLDDAMQFGHDVIVSVLQEYQRVYADGESPCDAEEQKTSMDTLKSIV from the exons ATGCATTGGCTGAAAAGTCTGAGAACAGCTAACCCGGGAATCTTGCAGCTGTTTAAAAATGCAGGGATCTCCGCCAGAGCTGGAGCTGACAACATTGTTTTGTCCAGGATGCAGCAACCTGTTCCTCACCCCTGCTGGGTCGCAGCATCACCCCACACCCACAGAGCCTTTCATCAGCAGAAGGGCCCTGATGTGGATCAAGGACACTCCAA AAGTAGGTTGATGTCCAGCATGGAGGACCTGCTTTTCTACACCATCACTGAAGGCAAAGAGATGATCCCCCTCCCCCAGTTTATCTCT GCTTTGAGAAAAACAGGTTTGATGACGTCCGACCCTCGGCTGCGTGACTGCGTCAATCAGATGCGACAACACTCACGTGACTCCAATGGTCCCGTCATGATGGACAAAAAGCTCTTCagaag GTTTGTGGTGAACAACATCATGCTGCTCACTAAGGCCTTCAAAAAGAAGTTCATCATCCCCAACTTTGAAGAGTTCACCCAGGAGATTAATACGATTTATGACAGTGCACAACAGCAGGAGGGAGGACAA GTAGCTGATTACATTCCTCAGCTGGCTAAGTTCAGCGCTGATCTCTGgggtgtgtctctgtgcacaATCGACGGACAGAG ACACTCAGTGGGTGACACCAAGGTTCCCTTCTGTCTGCAGTCCTGTGTGAAGCCCCTGGAGTACGCCATTGCTGTGCACGAATTTGGAAGTGAGCATGTTCATCATTTTGTCGGCAAAGAGCCCAGTGGATTCAGGTTCAACAAACTGTCACTAAATGATGAAG ATAAACCACACAACCCGATGGTGAATGCTGGAGCTATCGTCATCAGCTCTTTAATCAAG CCTCATTCAAATAAAGCCGAGAGGTTCGACCAT GTGATGGAGTTCTTGAAAAGCATGGCCGGTACTGAGTATGTGGGCTTCAGCAATGCAAC TTTCCAGTCAGAGAGGGAGACCGGTGACAGGAATTATGCAATTGGTTATTACCTCAAAGAGAAAAGG TGCTTTCCTGACAATGCCGACATGATTGCAGCCCTTGACTTCTACTTTCAG TTGTGCTCCATTGAAGTGACCTGCGAGTCAGGAAGTGTCATGGCTGCCACACTGGCCAATGGCGGTATTTGTCCAACCACAGGCGAGCGTGTGCTGAGCGCTGAAGCGGTTCGCAACACCCTGAGTCTCATGCATTCCTGTGGCATGTACGACTTCTCAGGACAGTTTGCTTTCCAT GTGGGCTTGCCGGCTAAATCTGGAGTTTCAGGTGCTGTGTTGCTGGTGGTTCCTAACGTCATGGGTATGATGTGTTGGTCTCCACCGCTGGACCGTCTTGGAAACAGTGTTCGTGGAATTCACTTCTGTCAG GAGCTGGTTTCATACTTCAACTTCCACAATTACGACAACCTGAGGCACTTCACTAAGAAACACGACCCCAGAAGAAGATCGGATGATGATCCA AACAAGTCGGTGGTGAAACTGATGTTTGCAGCGTACAGTGGTGACGTCACAGCTCTTAGGAg GTTTGCCCTTTCAGCTGTGAACATGGAGCAGAGAGACTACGACTCTCGCACGGCACTCCACATCGCTGCAGCTGAAG gtcATGTGGAATCTGTAATTTTCTTGACTGAAATATGTAAAGTCAACCCCCACATGAAAGACAG ATGGGGGAACACGCCCCTGGACGATGCCATGCAGTTTGGCCATGATGTTATTGTCTCAGTCTTGCAAGAGTACCAGCGTGTTTACGCTGACGGAGAATCCCCATGTGACGCAGAGGAGCAGAAGACCTCAATGGATACGCTGAAGAGCATTGTTTAA